From Borrelia sp. RT5S, the proteins below share one genomic window:
- a CDS encoding outer membrane lipoprotein carrier protein LolA, giving the protein MKRIMLMLVVCPYVAFAQVSANQYFENIYSKYQSVEDMQGKINLNIKGLKQTGTLLYKFPDKFVVNLDSNNQVFVSDGELLTVYVPSLGTSFRQQLTRGKSGGGFMSVLGAEYSVSYTNSPNLEPLDESGGSAESFIKLTFSRRLYKGAATIDSFMIAFTESGAIRRIIAYPTGGGREIVIDLLAVKFNVGIPESKFKYDPPKTSNKVDNFLYDVKKA; this is encoded by the coding sequence ATGAAGAGAATAATGCTAATGCTGGTTGTGTGTCCGTATGTTGCTTTCGCACAGGTGTCTGCTAATCAATATTTTGAGAATATTTATTCAAAATATCAAAGTGTAGAAGATATGCAGGGCAAGATTAATCTTAATATAAAGGGCTTAAAGCAAACGGGTACTCTGTTATATAAGTTCCCAGACAAATTTGTTGTTAATCTAGATTCGAATAATCAAGTTTTTGTAAGTGATGGAGAGCTTTTAACAGTTTATGTTCCCTCTCTTGGGACTTCTTTTAGGCAACAATTAACAAGGGGGAAGTCGGGAGGAGGTTTTATGAGTGTTTTGGGTGCTGAATACAGTGTATCTTACACTAATTCTCCCAATTTAGAGCCTCTTGATGAATCTGGAGGGAGCGCGGAGAGTTTTATAAAATTGACTTTTTCAAGGCGCCTTTATAAGGGGGCTGCTACGATTGATTCTTTTATGATTGCCTTTACAGAGAGTGGTGCGATTAGAAGGATTATTGCTTATCCTACGGGAGGTGGACGAGAAATCGTTATTGATCTTTTGGCTGTGAAATTTAATGTTGGAATCCCCGAGAGTAAATTTAAGTATGATCCGCCCAAAACTTCAAACAAAGTAGATAATTTTTTGTATGATGTTAAGAAAGCTTGA
- a CDS encoding NFACT family protein produces MSLNYSEIDALLKELPLKNSFLRKIKQPNYKTLILELYNKEINEKNFSILISLNPKTTRIHRTSKKFDNIKPPLRFFEFLKSKTQNGKLFEACQINNERIISIKVVKDEIITFVFIKLWPSSPNIIVTDTNFKILDTFYRRPKSNEITGEIFTKIQEIIANNSAVQKREVKLKDGYNSQFSYSEFIENYYDEIETKETEKFDAELLRKKYEKEKINLEKRIQSLETQINSIKVIESIREKGEAILANINKIKKGMDKIIVKNINGKEITIKLDKRLLPKDNALKYFKEYKKSKNSSNLIGEQLKSAREQYDELISRKTCLDGKDLVCLERRIKKQTPLKRPPIGVHFISLEFEIVVGRNAKENDDLLRDWAKGNDYWLHTRDYPGAYVFIRNKKNKTPPLEVLLAAGNLCVFYTKAARKSGQADLYYTNVKNLRRVKGEKKGLVIPNKEKNLSIKLDLGILNKLKNKN; encoded by the coding sequence ATGTCATTAAACTACAGTGAAATCGATGCACTACTTAAGGAACTTCCTTTAAAAAATTCATTTTTAAGAAAAATAAAGCAACCCAACTACAAAACTCTAATTTTAGAGCTCTACAATAAGGAAATAAATGAAAAAAACTTCAGTATATTAATCTCATTGAATCCAAAAACCACCAGAATACACAGAACAAGTAAAAAATTTGACAACATTAAACCTCCTTTAAGATTTTTTGAATTCTTAAAATCAAAGACTCAAAATGGAAAATTATTTGAGGCTTGCCAGATAAACAATGAAAGAATAATCTCTATTAAAGTGGTAAAAGATGAAATAATAACATTTGTTTTCATAAAATTATGGCCATCCTCTCCTAACATAATCGTGACAGACACAAACTTTAAAATTCTTGATACATTTTACAGAAGGCCAAAATCAAATGAGATTACAGGAGAAATTTTTACAAAAATACAAGAAATTATTGCAAACAATAGTGCGGTTCAAAAAAGAGAGGTCAAACTAAAGGATGGCTATAATAGCCAATTTTCTTACTCTGAATTTATTGAAAACTACTATGATGAAATAGAAACAAAAGAGACTGAAAAATTCGATGCAGAACTACTTAGAAAAAAATATGAGAAAGAAAAAATAAACTTAGAAAAAAGAATACAGTCTTTGGAAACACAAATAAACTCGATTAAAGTAATTGAATCTATAAGAGAAAAAGGCGAAGCAATTCTAGCAAACATTAACAAGATAAAGAAAGGAATGGATAAAATTATTGTCAAAAACATCAATGGGAAAGAAATTACAATCAAGCTGGACAAAAGATTACTACCTAAAGACAATGCCCTTAAATACTTTAAAGAATACAAAAAAAGTAAAAACTCCTCAAACCTCATAGGAGAACAATTAAAAAGTGCAAGAGAACAATATGACGAATTAATATCAAGGAAAACCTGTTTAGATGGAAAAGATTTAGTTTGCTTAGAAAGAAGAATTAAGAAGCAAACCCCCTTAAAAAGGCCTCCCATCGGTGTTCATTTCATTTCTCTCGAATTTGAAATCGTTGTAGGAAGAAATGCAAAAGAAAACGACGATCTCTTAAGGGATTGGGCAAAGGGTAACGACTATTGGTTGCACACAAGAGATTATCCTGGTGCTTATGTTTTTATTAGAAATAAAAAAAACAAAACTCCTCCTCTTGAGGTTTTACTCGCCGCCGGCAATTTATGCGTTTTTTATACGAAAGCTGCAAGAAAATCGGGACAAGCTGACCTTTATTACACTAATGTTAAAAATTTAAGAAGAGTTAAGGGGGAGAAAAAGGGACTTGTGATACCCAATAAAGAGAAAAATTTAAGCATTAAACTAGATCTTGGAATACTCAATAAACTTAAAAATAAAAATTGA
- the pyk gene encoding pyruvate kinase has product MIKKLTKIVATISDLRCDPTHIRDLYEAGVNVIRLNTAHQSHEDALKVINNVRQVSNKIALMIDTKGPEVRTANIETPISVKMGDKIIISTLPFNSPNSFQTNYDNFVNEVPNGSRVLIDDGELEMIVIEKLADRLICEVKNDGQIKNKKSINTPGVPLKLQSVTEKDKGFIELAAKHNIDFIAHSFVRHEKDIQDVKDILNTAGNPDVKIISKVENQEGIDNIEEIVKASYGIMVARGDMGVEIPAEDVPLAQIKITQTCIKYGVPVITATQMLHSMIENPRPTRAEVSDVANAILNGTDAIMLSGETAYGKYPVEAVKMMTRVAREVEKHREKTLFRDEIFCSKRIIRNYIIKCAIDSTKIMPVKAIIVDSLKGRTARVMATYRASVPLFITTSNERIARELSLSYGVYSNLVDNSFRRTTEFVVTSLELLKTQGIVEDSDTVVIISGNPNRDASKGTEFMEINTVEDAIKGRNI; this is encoded by the coding sequence ATGATAAAAAAATTAACAAAAATAGTAGCAACAATATCTGACCTTAGATGCGACCCAACGCACATAAGAGATTTATATGAGGCAGGTGTTAATGTAATAAGACTTAATACCGCTCATCAATCTCATGAAGATGCTCTGAAAGTCATTAACAATGTCAGACAAGTTTCAAATAAAATAGCACTAATGATTGACACAAAAGGGCCAGAAGTTAGAACGGCAAACATTGAAACCCCTATTTCCGTTAAAATGGGAGACAAGATAATAATTTCAACATTGCCTTTTAACAGTCCTAACTCATTTCAAACTAATTACGACAACTTTGTTAATGAAGTTCCAAATGGCTCTAGGGTTCTTATCGATGACGGAGAGCTTGAAATGATTGTCATTGAAAAACTAGCAGACAGATTGATTTGCGAGGTTAAAAACGACGGACAAATTAAAAATAAAAAATCAATCAATACGCCAGGGGTTCCACTTAAGCTACAATCTGTAACTGAAAAGGATAAGGGTTTTATTGAGCTTGCAGCAAAACACAATATTGATTTTATTGCTCATTCATTTGTAAGGCATGAAAAGGATATTCAAGACGTTAAGGATATATTAAATACCGCTGGAAACCCTGATGTAAAAATTATTTCCAAGGTTGAAAATCAAGAAGGGATTGACAATATTGAAGAAATTGTAAAAGCTTCCTATGGAATCATGGTAGCAAGGGGAGACATGGGAGTTGAAATACCTGCTGAAGATGTTCCCTTGGCACAAATTAAAATAACTCAAACTTGCATTAAGTATGGAGTACCCGTGATTACTGCAACACAAATGCTTCACTCAATGATTGAAAATCCAAGACCCACAAGAGCTGAGGTTTCTGATGTTGCTAATGCTATTTTAAACGGAACGGATGCTATCATGTTGTCTGGTGAAACAGCTTACGGGAAATATCCAGTTGAGGCTGTTAAGATGATGACTAGAGTCGCTAGAGAGGTTGAAAAACATAGAGAAAAAACATTATTTAGGGATGAAATCTTCTGTAGCAAAAGAATCATTAGAAATTACATTATTAAATGTGCAATTGACTCAACAAAGATAATGCCCGTAAAAGCTATTATCGTTGACTCATTAAAGGGCAGAACTGCAAGAGTAATGGCTACATATAGAGCAAGTGTTCCTTTGTTTATTACAACAAGCAATGAAAGGATTGCAAGAGAGCTCTCCCTTTCTTACGGAGTTTATTCCAATCTTGTTGATAATAGCTTTAGAAGAACAACTGAGTTTGTAGTAACTTCTCTTGAGCTACTAAAAACACAAGGAATAGTTGAGGACTCAGACACTGTGGTTATTATATCCGGAAACCCAAACAGAGATGCTAGCAAAGGTACGGAATTTATGGAAATAAATACAGTAGAAGACGCGATTAAGGGACGAAACATATAA
- the amrB gene encoding AmmeMemoRadiSam system protein B — translation MFYSNNRFSPDSLNLHKRKTHKALLVSYGGYEFFLRNDHLFLKIIAKNTRNVFIFSQTKENAKINISTHKAWNIFNSKIEVNMDIMKPIQNLEFTNTEDKIIENDHKIEIVLNFIKDITKEIKIIPIMLGKLSYKALKAFCEFLSVFTKEEENSFIFLSYFTSHSTNQNKAIKLASTLKELLLANNPNSSLILEHYNAHKILPENINAIMIAYELFQKFEFTQRELVRVGNEHLIIENILIN, via the coding sequence ATTTTTTACTCAAACAACAGGTTCAGCCCAGATTCACTAAACTTACACAAAAGAAAAACTCATAAAGCACTTCTGGTTAGTTATGGAGGTTATGAGTTTTTCTTAAGAAATGACCACTTGTTCCTGAAAATAATAGCCAAGAATACAAGAAATGTTTTTATATTCTCACAAACAAAAGAAAATGCAAAGATCAACATTTCAACTCACAAGGCTTGGAATATATTCAACTCAAAAATCGAAGTAAATATGGATATAATGAAACCGATTCAAAACCTTGAATTTACAAATACCGAGGACAAAATAATAGAAAACGACCATAAAATTGAAATCGTGTTAAACTTTATCAAAGATATAACAAAAGAAATAAAGATCATTCCCATTATGCTGGGCAAACTTAGCTACAAGGCCCTGAAAGCATTCTGTGAATTTTTAAGTGTATTTACAAAGGAAGAAGAAAATTCTTTCATTTTTCTTTCCTACTTTACTTCACATTCCACAAACCAGAACAAGGCCATTAAGCTCGCATCAACACTAAAAGAGCTCCTACTTGCAAATAATCCAAATTCTTCTCTTATCCTAGAACACTACAACGCACACAAAATACTACCCGAAAACATAAACGCGATCATGATAGCCTACGAGCTTTTCCAAAAATTTGAGTTCACACAAAGAGAACTCGTCCGCGTCGGCAATGAACATTTAATAATAGAAAACATACTAATAAACTAA
- the rpmB gene encoding 50S ribosomal protein L28: MGRECEITGKGTLFGNNVPRKGLAKRKGGAGQHIGVKTRRTFKVNLINKKFFVPELGRRVSIRVSADALRSISKVGLDVFLKKNCKKLRDFV; encoded by the coding sequence ATGGGCAGAGAGTGTGAGATAACAGGAAAGGGTACTTTGTTTGGGAATAACGTACCGAGGAAGGGGCTTGCTAAGAGAAAGGGAGGGGCTGGCCAGCATATTGGTGTTAAGACTAGAAGAACTTTTAAGGTGAACTTAATTAACAAGAAGTTTTTTGTTCCTGAGTTGGGAAGAAGAGTTAGTATTAGAGTTTCTGCTGATGCTTTAAGAAGTATCTCAAAGGTTGGCCTTGATGTTTTTTTGAAGAAAAATTGTAAAAAACTGAGAGACTTTGTTTAG
- a CDS encoding CarD family transcriptional regulator, whose translation MSFVLDQAIVYPMQGVGKIKNIQNKEFNGEFIDYYEIYFPFNEMTFMVPVSRASDLGIRALVSREKIEEVFSVIKDFEGQIDQKKIKDGSHDFYKQSDILNTARLYKFLYTKSIQKELPFYEKRILNDFELILEHEISLALQISFEEAKQKIKDVLSIEKS comes from the coding sequence GTGTCTTTTGTATTAGACCAGGCTATCGTTTATCCGATGCAAGGAGTTGGTAAGATAAAGAATATTCAAAATAAGGAGTTTAATGGTGAATTCATTGATTACTATGAGATATACTTCCCATTCAATGAGATGACCTTTATGGTTCCGGTCTCTAGGGCTAGTGATCTTGGGATTAGGGCTTTGGTTAGCCGGGAAAAAATAGAGGAAGTCTTTAGTGTTATAAAGGATTTTGAAGGGCAGATAGATCAAAAGAAAATAAAAGATGGTAGTCATGATTTTTATAAGCAAAGTGATATATTAAATACTGCTAGGTTGTACAAATTCTTGTATACAAAGTCTATTCAGAAAGAGTTGCCTTTCTATGAGAAGAGAATTTTAAATGATTTTGAGTTAATTTTGGAGCATGAGATTAGTTTGGCCTTACAAATTAGTTTTGAAGAAGCTAAGCAGAAAATTAAAGATGTTTTGTCTATTGAAAAGTCTTAA
- a CDS encoding 16S rRNA (uracil(1498)-N(3))-methyltransferase, producing MKQIVLSGDCLSGNDIVINDIKVYHHLVDVRRVKIGDTLNVLLKGEGVRRAKILSIDNRIIRLSTLKVEKVERRDFQISMFISNLKSRKLDLCLRQVVEIGVDQINIVNADNSVSRIDVDDLKFKSSRFSRIVDEALKQSGNVHVPTINFYKNFFSIPYSSAVDYYVAYRGGVVLSCGDGLGTANKIGILIGPEGCFSTAEINLFKDLDFKFVRFNTPILRSDTAIVYSLICFKLLLEGNGG from the coding sequence GTGAAACAAATAGTCTTAAGTGGTGACTGTTTATCTGGAAATGATATCGTCATCAACGATATAAAAGTTTATCATCATCTCGTTGATGTAAGACGGGTTAAGATAGGGGATACGTTGAATGTTTTACTGAAGGGAGAAGGTGTAAGGCGCGCTAAGATTTTAAGCATAGATAATAGGATTATTAGGCTTTCTACTCTTAAAGTAGAGAAGGTAGAGAGGAGAGATTTCCAAATAAGTATGTTTATATCTAATCTTAAGAGTAGGAAATTGGATTTGTGTTTAAGGCAGGTTGTTGAGATTGGAGTAGATCAGATCAATATTGTTAATGCCGATAATTCCGTTTCTAGAATAGATGTTGATGATTTAAAGTTTAAAAGTTCAAGGTTTTCAAGAATAGTTGATGAGGCTTTAAAACAGAGTGGTAACGTACATGTTCCTACTATTAATTTTTATAAAAATTTTTTTAGCATTCCTTATTCATCTGCTGTTGATTATTACGTTGCTTACCGAGGAGGTGTTGTATTAAGCTGTGGGGATGGATTAGGTACTGCGAATAAAATTGGGATTTTGATAGGACCTGAGGGTTGTTTTTCAACGGCAGAAATTAATTTGTTTAAGGATTTGGATTTTAAATTTGTAAGGTTTAATACTCCAATTTTAAGATCAGATACAGCTATTGTTTATTCACTTATTTGTTTTAAATTGTTATTAGAGGGTAATGGTGGCTAA
- a CDS encoding S41 family peptidase, whose amino-acid sequence MKNKFLVFVYFLLAFSISSLVIVESIFAQSDSSGGKLSASSYGHMMTEAFDFIKRNYVEPVDDEAVFEGALKGMFQALGDPYSQYLTRKDLEEISKTTEGNYVGIGVTITKKDASKGGDNLDPGLSYVKILTPFEEGPAYRAGIRSGDYITAVDGKSASLMTVEQVVELLRGQEGTKVKVSILRGKDLKLEFELVREKLDIQTIKSDIIGRDVGYIRIVSFNPNTSSYFRKALEKLKSHNIKSLILDLRLNTGGFLKDAIKIADDILIEGIIVSTKARDAKAPFEYKASPEYLVPLDMKIVALIDKHSASASEVLVGALKDHQRAYVVGEKSYGKGVIQNVIPFHTGGFKITNSKYYTPSGQSIHNVGIKPDLEILSKDFSGEEVAVYKEIFDKDLIGHFLKDRKTVTETEIDNFIDNLVKQHKNYNMDKDFLGQYVLNRFYQDTNREALVYNLHYDRALRASYEYLTKETKN is encoded by the coding sequence ATGAAAAATAAATTTTTGGTGTTTGTATATTTTTTGTTAGCTTTCAGTATTAGCTCTTTAGTCATTGTAGAATCTATCTTTGCACAATCGGATTCTTCTGGAGGAAAATTATCTGCGTCAAGTTATGGTCATATGATGACAGAAGCTTTTGATTTTATTAAGAGAAATTATGTTGAACCTGTTGATGATGAGGCTGTTTTTGAAGGGGCTTTAAAGGGTATGTTTCAAGCGTTGGGTGATCCTTATTCTCAATATTTAACAAGGAAGGACTTAGAAGAAATATCAAAGACTACAGAGGGTAATTATGTTGGTATTGGTGTTACTATTACCAAAAAGGATGCTTCCAAGGGAGGGGATAATCTTGATCCTGGTCTTTCATATGTCAAGATTCTTACTCCTTTTGAGGAGGGTCCCGCGTATAGGGCTGGGATAAGGTCGGGTGATTACATTACGGCAGTTGATGGTAAGAGTGCTTCTTTAATGACAGTGGAACAAGTTGTTGAGCTTTTAAGGGGACAAGAGGGCACAAAGGTTAAGGTTTCTATCCTGAGAGGCAAGGATTTAAAATTGGAATTTGAACTTGTAAGGGAGAAATTGGATATACAGACTATCAAAAGTGATATTATTGGTAGAGATGTTGGCTATATTAGGATAGTAAGTTTTAATCCAAATACTAGCAGTTACTTCAGAAAAGCTTTGGAAAAACTTAAATCTCACAATATTAAATCTTTAATACTAGACTTAAGGCTTAATACGGGAGGCTTTCTTAAGGACGCGATAAAGATAGCCGATGATATTTTGATTGAGGGGATTATTGTCTCAACTAAGGCAAGAGACGCTAAAGCTCCCTTCGAATATAAGGCTAGCCCTGAGTATTTAGTGCCTTTGGACATGAAAATTGTTGCTTTGATTGATAAGCATTCAGCATCGGCATCTGAAGTTTTAGTGGGAGCTTTAAAAGATCATCAGAGAGCTTATGTTGTAGGTGAGAAGTCTTATGGTAAAGGAGTGATACAGAATGTGATTCCTTTCCATACTGGAGGATTTAAGATTACTAACTCGAAGTACTATACTCCTTCTGGACAAAGCATTCATAATGTTGGAATTAAACCTGATTTGGAGATCCTTTCGAAGGATTTTTCTGGAGAAGAAGTTGCGGTGTATAAGGAGATTTTTGATAAGGATCTGATAGGGCACTTTTTGAAGGATAGAAAGACTGTTACCGAAACTGAAATAGATAATTTTATTGATAATCTTGTTAAACAACATAAGAATTATAATATGGATAAGGATTTCCTAGGTCAGTATGTGCTTAATAGGTTTTATCAAGACACAAATCGGGAAGCACTAGTCTATAATCTACATTATGATAGGGCGTTAAGAGCTTCTTATGAGTATCTTACAAAGGAAACTAAAAATTAA